A single window of uncultured Pseudodesulfovibrio sp. DNA harbors:
- a CDS encoding HD domain-containing protein, giving the protein MNKIHTNIWDIALPYQDKRDDAGHAFITLEFAKQLVDLENGNQDVVLPAIILHDTGWSQLSRAEWQVVFSSDKTPEEEMTVRLRHQEEGVKIAQKVLQQVNYPKDLITEIVEIIAEHDTRQGFISKNEGLVRDADKLWRFSKTGFDADVERFQFAPQNLHDTIYPQIASDGFFYCDTSRDLAYLELERRQREFTRAARAHLNDTDYAHVS; this is encoded by the coding sequence ATGAATAAGATCCACACTAACATCTGGGACATAGCTCTTCCTTATCAAGATAAAAGGGACGATGCAGGGCATGCCTTCATTACTCTGGAATTTGCGAAGCAGCTGGTTGATCTGGAAAACGGCAATCAAGACGTTGTATTACCCGCCATCATTTTACATGACACAGGGTGGAGTCAGTTATCACGCGCTGAATGGCAAGTGGTTTTCAGCTCTGACAAAACCCCGGAAGAAGAAATGACCGTCCGCCTCCGACATCAGGAAGAAGGCGTCAAAATTGCCCAGAAAGTTTTGCAGCAAGTCAACTACCCAAAAGACCTAATAACCGAGATCGTCGAGATCATAGCCGAACACGACACACGGCAAGGCTTCATCTCAAAAAATGAAGGATTAGTCAGAGATGCAGATAAACTGTGGCGTTTTTCCAAGACGGGTTTTGATGCAGATGTTGAACGCTTTCAATTTGCCCCTCAAAACCTTCATGACACAATATATCCACAAATAGCATCTGATGGTTTTTTCTACTGTGACACCTCACGCGACTTGGCTTACCTTGAACTCGAAAGACGACAACGGGAATTCACACGGGCCGCACGCGCACACTTAAACGACACCGATTACGCCCATGTAAGCTAA
- a CDS encoding ABC transporter ATP-binding protein, producing MAQKVKLHKMSNRYLLKRSIGYFGPYKARVVLAIIAMLLYAPIAPALAWLTKFITDEVLIAKDINTLELCIYGFAGLIILKGMLQLGQVYVMNATGILVLRDLRHDLFKKIIRLPMPYFAESEIGMLMSRIVADVVAVRVCLPSGIMFVRQVFTLIGLIGTTIYLDAYLAFWSLIVMPVAIYPFVFFGQKIRKYGRKMQAELSGINVVLEESFSGIKVIKAFANELREESKFNKENNNLTRMIIRRILYSEGSSRIMDLIAAVAGGTVLWVGGSRVINGLMSPGDLTAFLVCLVQLYDPIKKLNASNHQIQGGLAGAERVFDILDSPDILAEKDGTIAFSGTLKELTFNNVSFTYPNTSEPAIQDLSLSIKAGQRVAIVGPSGSGKTTLVNLIPRFYLAQQGDIKINGTLLQDYTLDSLRLNLGLVSQDTFLFNASVTENIAYAQDEYDTKTVTQAAQGAFAHEFIMKMPEGYDTVVGEGGVKISGGQKQRLTIARAIMKNPSLLILDEATSALDTESERVVQKALDNLIEDRTSIVIAHRLSTIMSADVIVVMEKGRIVAQGKHDNLLESCPLYKRLYQMQFENFCDSGEK from the coding sequence TTGGCTCAAAAAGTTAAACTCCATAAAATGAGTAACCGATACCTGCTTAAACGCAGCATCGGCTATTTCGGTCCATACAAAGCACGAGTCGTCCTTGCAATTATCGCCATGCTTTTGTACGCGCCAATCGCTCCTGCCCTGGCTTGGCTGACCAAATTCATTACGGACGAAGTACTTATAGCCAAAGATATAAACACCTTAGAACTCTGCATATATGGATTTGCTGGTCTCATAATTCTCAAGGGAATGCTTCAATTGGGACAGGTTTACGTGATGAACGCAACAGGCATACTTGTATTGCGAGACTTGCGTCATGACCTTTTCAAGAAAATAATCCGCCTTCCCATGCCCTACTTCGCTGAAAGTGAAATCGGCATGCTCATGAGCCGAATCGTGGCCGATGTTGTTGCAGTCCGCGTCTGTCTGCCCAGCGGAATCATGTTTGTCAGACAAGTTTTCACCCTGATAGGTCTGATCGGCACAACCATCTATCTTGATGCATATCTGGCTTTCTGGAGCCTGATTGTCATGCCTGTAGCGATCTATCCGTTTGTCTTTTTCGGTCAGAAAATCCGCAAATACGGCCGCAAAATGCAAGCCGAACTTTCAGGCATCAACGTTGTTCTTGAAGAAAGCTTTTCAGGCATCAAAGTTATCAAGGCCTTTGCCAATGAACTCCGTGAAGAATCAAAATTCAACAAGGAAAACAACAACCTGACAAGAATGATTATTCGCCGTATCCTCTACAGTGAAGGATCTTCAAGAATCATGGATCTTATAGCTGCCGTGGCTGGTGGAACCGTTCTTTGGGTCGGCGGCAGCCGCGTCATCAACGGTTTGATGTCTCCGGGCGACCTCACGGCGTTCCTCGTCTGTCTCGTTCAATTGTATGACCCCATCAAAAAACTTAACGCCTCCAACCATCAGATTCAAGGAGGGCTTGCAGGCGCAGAACGTGTTTTCGACATTCTTGATTCACCAGATATTCTGGCTGAAAAGGATGGCACCATCGCCTTTAGTGGCACACTCAAAGAGCTTACTTTCAACAATGTCAGTTTTACCTATCCGAATACATCGGAACCTGCGATCCAGGACCTTTCTCTCTCTATCAAGGCAGGACAGCGTGTGGCCATTGTCGGTCCCAGCGGATCTGGCAAGACCACACTGGTCAACCTGATTCCGCGATTTTACCTGGCCCAACAGGGCGACATAAAAATCAATGGCACATTACTTCAGGATTACACATTGGACAGCCTGCGTCTCAATCTCGGTCTGGTCTCACAGGACACATTTCTGTTCAATGCTTCCGTAACAGAAAACATCGCTTATGCGCAGGATGAATACGACACAAAAACAGTCACTCAAGCAGCACAAGGTGCGTTCGCTCATGAATTCATCATGAAAATGCCCGAAGGCTACGACACTGTAGTCGGCGAAGGCGGCGTCAAAATATCTGGTGGACAAAAACAGCGTCTGACCATTGCTCGCGCCATAATGAAAAACCCGAGTCTTCTCATTTTGGATGAAGCCACAAGCGCACTGGATACCGAATCCGAAAGAGTTGTCCAGAAAGCACTGGATAATTTGATAGAGGATAGGACTTCGATTGTCATCGCACACAGATTATCGACGATTATGTCCGCAGATGTTATAGTGGTCATGGAAAAGGGCCGGATTGTGGCTCAGGGTAAACACGACAACTTACTCGAATCATGCCCTCTGTATAAACGCCTGTATCAGATGCAATTTGAAAACTTTTGTGATTCAGGGGAAAAATAA
- a CDS encoding DUF922 domain-containing protein: MRRLLLAFCILLLLTSSALADVVRTVSTEYYLVEGRDPKTIFTNLKNHSPLNKGIKTYQAHTLTNIKYNLKWRNAGGKCTVTQATIYLHLTYKYPKLVHSVDYKTRKWWKEFMTNLEEHELIHGEISTKAAHLLDDTLESFPTTSCINFKAEIKKRATRILDKMKRDQKEYDRLTEHGLKQKRNMGRYP, translated from the coding sequence ATGCGCCGCCTGCTCTTGGCATTCTGCATTCTGTTGCTTTTGACTTCTTCCGCTCTGGCAGACGTGGTCAGAACTGTCAGCACGGAGTATTATTTGGTGGAAGGACGTGATCCAAAGACTATTTTTACCAACCTGAAGAACCATTCGCCATTAAACAAAGGGATTAAGACCTATCAGGCCCACACCCTGACGAACATCAAATACAACCTTAAATGGCGTAATGCGGGTGGAAAGTGCACCGTTACACAGGCAACGATCTACCTTCATCTTACATACAAATATCCAAAACTTGTTCACAGTGTGGATTACAAAACTCGCAAGTGGTGGAAAGAATTCATGACGAATCTGGAAGAACATGAACTCATCCATGGCGAGATATCAACCAAAGCGGCCCATTTGCTTGACGACACCTTGGAATCTTTTCCGACGACAAGCTGCATTAATTTCAAGGCCGAAATCAAAAAACGTGCGACCCGTATTCTGGACAAAATGAAAAGAGATCAAAAGGAATACGACAGGTTGACAGAACATGGCTTGAAGCAAAAACGAAATATGGGACGATACCCGTAA
- a CDS encoding FAD-dependent oxidoreductase, with the protein MAKKIYRIQGHEDGGRLESRILEERIQSAVRQGGRKFEIEAMGQHGIGGRLWISKEEPITLTITGSPGQRIGSKGFPGTTIEVMGPVSDDLGWLNAGAEIIVHGNASNGACNAMAQGKVFIGGNTGSRCMTMTKTNPRFDPPELWVLGSVGDYFAEFMAGGTAVVCGHESQSPNNVLGYRPCVGMVGGQIFVRGPIEGFSQADAMMEPIDDETWAWLTENLTVFLKKIRRSRLLQRLTRREEWQLIRAKTPFEKKGKVRRSMADFRSNVWDAELGQGGMIGDLTSLDRSPIPLVVHGDLRRRVPVWENRKYMAPCQSSCPTGMPVQKRWQLVRDGLVDEAVDLALAYTPFPATVCGYLCPNLCMEGCTRSTQQGMAAVDITKLGREGYKSAAPKLPELTGKRVAVIGGGPAGISVAWQIRMKGHEAVVFDMAKTLGGKIASAIPYSRVPKEIVEAEVERAAKVLPHVHLQQQLKSKEFEELKAEYDYVVLAIGAQKPRMIPVPGYERIIPALTFLQEVKNGEMKSGKRVVIIGAGNVGCDVATVAATVGAEDIMLIDIQEPASFGKERKEAEAVGARFKWPCFTKEITAEGVLLQSGELLEADTVIMSIGDQPDVDFLPDTIALDRGHVVVNDDYQTTDSRVFAIGDIVRPGLLTHAIGHGRRAAEVIDDILNNRRPQSDTREMIDYTRMTLEYFDPRVIEFSDMNHCGAECSSCGSCRDCYICDTICPQAAISRNELPDGGFERVVDPDKCIACGFCADSCPCGIWDMKNPAPLE; encoded by the coding sequence ATGGCAAAGAAAATATATCGCATACAAGGTCACGAAGATGGTGGCCGCCTTGAATCGCGTATCCTTGAGGAGCGTATTCAAAGTGCTGTTCGCCAAGGTGGCCGCAAGTTTGAAATCGAGGCCATGGGCCAGCACGGTATTGGTGGGCGGTTGTGGATTTCCAAGGAAGAGCCGATTACCCTGACCATCACCGGCTCGCCCGGGCAGCGTATTGGTTCCAAGGGGTTTCCGGGTACGACTATTGAGGTCATGGGGCCTGTCTCTGATGACCTTGGTTGGTTGAATGCCGGAGCCGAAATTATTGTGCATGGGAATGCTTCCAACGGGGCATGTAATGCCATGGCTCAGGGAAAAGTTTTTATCGGTGGCAATACAGGTTCTCGTTGTATGACCATGACCAAGACTAATCCCCGTTTCGATCCGCCAGAACTCTGGGTGCTCGGTTCGGTGGGTGATTATTTTGCTGAATTCATGGCTGGCGGTACTGCTGTTGTTTGTGGTCATGAGTCGCAAAGTCCGAATAATGTCCTTGGATATCGGCCGTGTGTCGGCATGGTGGGTGGGCAAATCTTTGTTCGTGGGCCTATTGAGGGATTCTCTCAGGCCGATGCCATGATGGAACCCATTGACGACGAGACATGGGCATGGCTGACAGAAAATTTGACCGTTTTTCTCAAGAAAATACGACGGAGCCGGTTGCTTCAACGACTCACTCGGCGTGAGGAATGGCAGCTTATTCGGGCAAAGACGCCGTTTGAAAAGAAAGGAAAGGTCCGTCGGTCCATGGCCGATTTCCGTTCCAATGTTTGGGATGCTGAATTAGGGCAGGGTGGTATGATTGGAGATCTGACATCACTTGATCGTTCGCCGATCCCGTTGGTGGTTCATGGTGATCTTCGTCGTCGAGTCCCTGTGTGGGAAAATCGTAAATATATGGCTCCTTGTCAGTCCAGTTGTCCTACGGGGATGCCAGTACAAAAACGGTGGCAATTGGTACGTGATGGATTGGTTGATGAAGCCGTTGACCTTGCTTTGGCGTATACGCCGTTTCCAGCCACGGTTTGCGGCTATCTTTGTCCCAATTTGTGTATGGAGGGATGTACCCGTTCCACACAACAGGGCATGGCCGCTGTGGATATCACCAAACTTGGTCGAGAAGGATACAAGTCAGCTGCTCCGAAGTTGCCAGAATTGACCGGCAAGCGTGTCGCTGTCATCGGTGGCGGACCGGCCGGTATTTCCGTGGCGTGGCAGATTCGTATGAAGGGGCACGAAGCCGTTGTCTTTGATATGGCAAAGACACTTGGTGGAAAGATTGCCTCGGCCATTCCCTATAGTCGTGTGCCCAAAGAAATTGTCGAAGCTGAGGTTGAACGTGCTGCCAAGGTATTGCCGCATGTGCATCTGCAACAGCAATTGAAATCAAAGGAATTTGAAGAACTGAAAGCGGAATATGATTACGTGGTTTTGGCCATTGGCGCGCAGAAACCTCGGATGATTCCCGTACCCGGGTATGAACGGATCATTCCGGCCCTGACGTTTTTGCAGGAAGTGAAAAATGGCGAGATGAAATCCGGTAAGCGTGTGGTCATTATCGGCGCGGGCAATGTCGGATGTGACGTGGCGACTGTCGCGGCGACTGTTGGTGCCGAAGACATCATGCTCATCGATATTCAGGAACCGGCTTCTTTCGGTAAGGAACGCAAGGAAGCCGAAGCCGTGGGCGCTCGGTTCAAGTGGCCTTGTTTTACCAAGGAAATTACTGCTGAAGGAGTTTTGCTTCAAAGCGGTGAATTGCTGGAAGCTGACACGGTTATCATGTCCATCGGAGATCAGCCGGATGTGGACTTCCTGCCGGATACCATTGCTTTGGACCGTGGCCATGTGGTGGTCAACGATGACTATCAGACCACGGATTCTCGCGTGTTTGCCATCGGTGATATCGTGCGTCCCGGTTTGTTGACCCATGCCATTGGTCATGGGCGCCGTGCAGCCGAGGTTATCGATGACATCTTGAACAATCGTCGACCTCAGAGTGATACTCGTGAGATGATTGATTATACCCGCATGACGTTGGAATATTTTGACCCACGTGTCATTGAATTCAGTGATATGAATCATTGTGGGGCTGAGTGTTCTTCCTGTGGTTCCTGTCGGGATTGCTACATCTGTGACACGATTTGTCCACAGGCTGCCATTAGTCGGAACGAATTACCGGACGGTGGTTTTGAACGGGTGGTTGATCCTGACAAGTGTATTGCTTGCGGATTTTGCGCTGATTCTTGTCCTTGTGGTATTTGGGATATGAAGAATCCGGCTCCGTTGGAGTAA
- a CDS encoding glutamate synthase-related protein, whose protein sequence is MLSERPITPSTLSRKDLPWQIKWDINTCTKCGRCTAVCPVNAIELGVFRKRDIKTTMGLAAKPTTEFSTFYGIRQRTDPAYACIGCSMCNMVCPNNAIEPSRQYDSTTLQFHNNGGGQSRTRGGRRNSSESLLDQIKFIRISMLTDPALDAGRHEFEMRTLLGRVLPPEEEIKCFQNNGWKPPVREIYPLVIGGMSFGALSPNMWEGLQMGVAYLNEEMNMPVRMSTGEGGCPPRLLRSRFLKYVILQVASGYFGWDEIIHAIPEMKEDPCAIEIKYGQGAKPGDGGLLMWHKVNSLIAAIRGVPKGVSLPSPPTHQTKYSIEEAVAKMIQSMSMAWGFRVPVYPKISASSTSLAVLNNLVRNPYAAGLAIDGEDGGTGAAYNVSMNHMGHPIASNLRDCYKTLCLAGAQNEIPLIAGGGIGKQGNLAANAAALIMLGASMVQIGKYVMQAAAGCVGSEKDRCNVCNIGVCPKGITSQDPRVYRRLDPEKVAERVVDFYLSFDTELRKVFAPLGRSTSLPVGMSDALGISDKDAADRLDIKYVI, encoded by the coding sequence ATGCTCTCAGAAAGACCCATTACGCCCTCAACGTTAAGTCGCAAGGATCTGCCTTGGCAGATCAAGTGGGACATCAATACATGTACCAAGTGTGGTCGGTGTACGGCGGTTTGTCCGGTTAATGCCATTGAACTTGGCGTGTTCCGTAAACGGGATATTAAGACTACTATGGGCCTTGCAGCCAAGCCGACAACCGAATTCTCAACTTTTTATGGCATCCGGCAGCGTACGGACCCAGCCTATGCGTGTATTGGCTGCTCCATGTGTAATATGGTCTGTCCGAATAACGCTATTGAGCCGAGTCGGCAGTACGACTCGACCACGCTTCAGTTTCACAATAATGGCGGCGGACAGTCCCGAACCCGTGGTGGACGTCGGAACAGTTCTGAATCTTTGCTGGATCAGATCAAATTTATCCGTATTTCCATGTTGACCGATCCCGCTTTGGATGCTGGTCGTCATGAGTTTGAAATGCGGACCTTGCTCGGTCGTGTGTTGCCACCTGAAGAAGAAATCAAGTGTTTTCAAAATAACGGTTGGAAACCACCAGTCCGTGAAATATACCCACTTGTTATTGGTGGTATGTCCTTTGGCGCGCTTTCTCCGAACATGTGGGAAGGCCTTCAGATGGGCGTGGCATACCTCAATGAAGAAATGAATATGCCGGTGCGTATGAGTACGGGCGAGGGTGGCTGCCCCCCGCGCCTGTTGCGTTCCCGTTTCCTTAAATACGTGATTTTGCAGGTTGCTTCCGGGTATTTTGGTTGGGATGAAATCATTCATGCCATTCCTGAGATGAAGGAAGACCCGTGTGCCATTGAAATCAAATATGGACAAGGAGCAAAACCCGGTGATGGTGGGCTGCTCATGTGGCATAAGGTGAACAGCCTTATTGCCGCGATTCGCGGTGTTCCCAAAGGTGTGAGTTTACCCAGTCCTCCGACGCATCAGACCAAGTATTCCATTGAGGAAGCCGTGGCCAAGATGATTCAGTCCATGTCCATGGCCTGGGGATTCCGGGTGCCTGTTTATCCCAAGATTTCCGCTTCCTCCACATCGTTGGCAGTGCTTAATAATCTTGTGCGTAATCCGTATGCAGCAGGTCTTGCCATTGATGGTGAAGATGGTGGTACAGGCGCAGCATACAACGTTTCTATGAATCACATGGGGCATCCAATCGCTTCGAATTTGCGAGATTGCTACAAAACCTTGTGTTTGGCCGGTGCGCAGAATGAGATTCCGCTCATTGCTGGTGGTGGTATCGGTAAACAGGGCAATTTGGCTGCCAATGCGGCGGCACTTATCATGCTTGGTGCATCTATGGTCCAGATTGGTAAATACGTCATGCAGGCCGCAGCTGGATGTGTTGGGAGTGAAAAGGATCGCTGTAATGTGTGCAACATTGGTGTTTGTCCCAAAGGTATTACTTCACAGGACCCACGGGTCTATCGCCGTCTTGACCCGGAAAAGGTCGCTGAAAGAGTGGTGGACTTCTACCTGAGTTTTGACACGGAATTGCGCAAGGTGTTCGCACCGCTTGGTCGGTCCACATCTCTGCCTGTCGGCATGTCCGATGCTTTGGGCATCTCGGATAAGGATGCGGCTGACCGTCTCGATATTAAGTACGTGATCTAA
- a CDS encoding glutamate synthase has translation MCRLFALTSRDPVSPMRAIDALNVMKEGHDGSGVGLFLSGLGGAFEELKEYPVLSGIFTEPGLARVFEYMADKGFRSKYSVMFKPDSEPPVGTPKRGTYASIAYKIPKEWGARTQEEIDRGLVQMRLDLRAMGEESGGIMVFSFWRDTIMIKEVGDPMAIGEYLRLGRKELHARHIMAQGRQNTNYAIDLYACHPFFIEGISTMTNGENTAFLPIREYLMSRGVTGYQGYQSDSEVFTHIAHFTTKKLGLDISSYKHVITPMSDEEMAGHQDREFLSNLKRSCRKLIIDGPNCIIGCLPDGSMFMAQDRKKLRPGVVGGNPELGIYGFSSEICGLNAAIPERDRTKDFQPMHLDTAIVGPDCREVIQCSQKDPLRPQR, from the coding sequence ATGTGCCGTTTATTTGCGCTGACAAGCCGTGATCCGGTGTCGCCCATGCGCGCCATTGATGCCCTTAATGTGATGAAGGAAGGGCATGATGGTTCTGGCGTGGGACTTTTTTTAAGCGGATTGGGAGGAGCCTTTGAGGAATTGAAGGAGTACCCTGTCCTTTCTGGCATTTTTACCGAACCAGGTTTGGCCCGTGTTTTCGAATACATGGCAGACAAGGGATTTCGGTCCAAATACTCAGTTATGTTCAAGCCTGATTCAGAACCACCTGTCGGGACTCCCAAGCGGGGAACCTACGCTTCCATTGCTTATAAGATTCCTAAAGAGTGGGGTGCTCGGACGCAGGAAGAGATTGATCGTGGTCTGGTACAGATGCGACTCGACCTGCGAGCCATGGGCGAGGAGTCTGGTGGTATCATGGTTTTTTCCTTTTGGCGGGACACTATCATGATCAAGGAAGTAGGCGATCCCATGGCCATCGGGGAATATCTTCGGCTTGGTCGTAAGGAATTGCACGCCAGGCATATTATGGCGCAGGGTCGTCAAAATACCAACTACGCCATCGACCTGTACGCTTGTCATCCTTTCTTTATTGAAGGAATCTCGACCATGACCAATGGTGAGAATACGGCGTTTCTTCCCATTCGCGAATATCTCATGTCCCGAGGTGTCACCGGGTATCAGGGCTACCAGTCCGATTCCGAGGTGTTTACCCATATCGCCCATTTCACCACCAAAAAACTTGGTCTGGATATCAGTTCCTATAAACATGTCATCACGCCTATGAGTGATGAAGAAATGGCTGGGCATCAAGACCGTGAGTTTTTGTCCAATTTGAAACGATCATGCCGCAAGCTGATTATCGATGGCCCTAACTGTATTATAGGGTGTTTGCCTGACGGTTCCATGTTTATGGCGCAGGATCGTAAAAAATTACGTCCTGGTGTTGTCGGTGGTAACCCTGAACTTGGTATTTACGGATTTTCTTCCGAGATTTGCGGGCTGAATGCCGCTATTCCCGAACGTGATCGGACCAAGGATTTTCAACCCATGCATCTCGATACCGCAATCGTTGGACCTGATTGCCGGGAGGTTATCCAATGCTCTCAGAAAGACCCATTACGCCCTCAACGTTAA
- a CDS encoding type II toxin-antitoxin system HicB family antitoxin: protein MQYVALFEKDKQGYSVVFPDFPACTTCGETLDEAVDHAHEALAMFVEYLVEEGKVLPEPSKKKKILAQIENKSKKAINISVKGDGTDFEEFELVMHTHLLERIEKSCRKNNISPADFFAMAARNALDSDEFDG from the coding sequence GTGCAATATGTAGCGTTATTTGAAAAAGACAAGCAGGGATATTCGGTTGTCTTTCCAGATTTCCCCGCGTGTACAACGTGTGGTGAAACGTTGGACGAGGCTGTTGATCACGCACATGAAGCCTTGGCTATGTTCGTAGAATACCTTGTCGAAGAAGGGAAAGTGTTGCCTGAGCCCTCAAAAAAGAAAAAAATTCTGGCGCAAATCGAAAATAAGTCAAAAAAAGCTATCAATATTTCCGTCAAAGGAGATGGAACTGACTTTGAAGAGTTTGAACTCGTTATGCATACGCATCTTTTGGAGCGAATTGAGAAGAGTTGTCGGAAAAACAACATCTCGCCCGCTGACTTTTTCGCTATGGCAGCCAGAAATGCACTCGATTCTGATGAATTTGACGGGTAA
- a CDS encoding MltA domain-containing protein codes for MPAIDDKPTYIPLDMSEAEDLADDLSSLLQGMQSWTELRPALELNLRYIRSRPQEAICVDQSGLQLTWAQLGESVTELLGMLDQLDKNPRLAAERFQWLKLAPRTLLTGYYEPWLAASLTPDETYKFPLYGVPDDLKTTSLNGFHPRWKGQSLVYRMGENGIEPYHDRAAIDGERVLDGKGQEIAWTSDLVDAFFLQIEGSGRLAFPDGSTKHILYAGKNGRQYVSIGRLLIDKGYVPKEEMSMQRIRTFLTENPDKIEEILYANPSYVFFRLADEGPYGSFGGILTPRVSVAVDRNMIPLGSVVALKTSLLTADGGSDPFMSLVLAQDTGGAIKGTRMDLFCGSGDEAEVLAGHLQADSEVFMLVSRKVLVSATGNAN; via the coding sequence ATGCCTGCCATCGATGACAAGCCGACATATATTCCACTTGATATGAGTGAAGCCGAGGACCTGGCCGACGACTTGTCCAGTCTGTTGCAGGGAATGCAATCATGGACGGAGCTTCGACCTGCGTTGGAACTGAATCTTCGCTACATACGTTCTCGTCCGCAGGAAGCGATTTGTGTAGATCAATCCGGTTTGCAATTGACATGGGCACAGCTTGGAGAATCTGTCACGGAACTTCTTGGTATGCTTGATCAGCTGGATAAAAATCCGCGTTTGGCAGCGGAGCGTTTCCAATGGTTGAAGCTTGCACCCCGAACATTGCTGACTGGGTATTACGAGCCATGGTTGGCTGCTTCTTTGACCCCAGATGAAACCTACAAGTTCCCGCTTTATGGTGTGCCTGATGATTTAAAAACGACCAGTTTAAATGGTTTTCATCCTCGGTGGAAAGGACAATCTCTTGTCTATCGAATGGGCGAGAACGGTATTGAACCATACCATGATCGTGCTGCAATCGATGGAGAGCGTGTGTTGGATGGAAAGGGGCAGGAAATTGCTTGGACTTCAGACTTGGTAGACGCTTTTTTTCTTCAGATAGAAGGCTCCGGGCGGTTAGCTTTCCCTGACGGTAGCACCAAACATATCCTGTACGCAGGGAAAAATGGGCGTCAATACGTTTCCATTGGCCGTTTGCTTATTGACAAGGGATATGTCCCCAAAGAAGAGATGAGTATGCAGCGCATTCGTACTTTTCTTACTGAAAATCCAGACAAGATAGAAGAGATTCTCTATGCAAATCCGAGCTATGTCTTTTTTCGGTTGGCTGATGAAGGCCCGTATGGTTCCTTTGGCGGTATCCTGACGCCGCGCGTGAGTGTAGCTGTTGATAGAAATATGATCCCGTTGGGAAGCGTTGTGGCACTTAAAACGTCATTGCTTACGGCCGATGGCGGTTCTGATCCGTTTATGTCGTTAGTATTGGCTCAAGATACTGGCGGAGCTATCAAGGGAACTCGAATGGATTTGTTTTGTGGTTCTGGTGATGAGGCCGAAGTTTTGGCTGGTCATCTTCAGGCGGATTCCGAGGTGTTTATGCTCGTGAGTCGGAAGGTTCTTGTTTCGGCTACAGGAAATGCAAATTAA
- a CDS encoding AI-2E family transporter: protein MSDKKKSVPLLDGGIYKVFFLLLFSLSLYLGFSLIAPFLHTLIFSTVLAVLFAPVFVWALKVCKGRRNLASVMTVSIIVFALILPMAFLFMALIGQGVESLVSLNQWVAQGLYKSHMSLDMLDKYVHMLNEQLPFLRIDEVDIKASVIQYSRQFAQGMLTFGTDLVRNGAKFILHFLLMVFILFYFLRDGAKMVEYIKHLSPLRRRQEDFIIDSLKRVARGVLMGCLLVAILQGVAGGIGLAVVGIPAFFWGAMMALSSLIPVLGTGLIWVPSVVYLFLVGDWKMALFLALYCGIFVVGIDTILRPIFMREAARVSTFYILLAILGGVYSFGMLGIFYGPLILSFVMVMLQIYIEEYAEDLKDSEECE, encoded by the coding sequence ATGAGTGACAAAAAGAAATCGGTCCCGTTACTGGACGGAGGGATCTACAAGGTCTTCTTTCTCCTGCTTTTTTCTTTATCCCTGTACCTAGGCTTTTCTTTGATCGCGCCCTTTTTACATACTTTGATTTTTTCTACGGTGCTTGCTGTGCTTTTTGCTCCGGTTTTTGTCTGGGCTTTGAAGGTCTGTAAAGGACGGCGCAATTTGGCATCAGTCATGACCGTATCCATCATCGTTTTTGCTTTGATTTTGCCGATGGCCTTTTTGTTTATGGCCCTTATCGGTCAAGGGGTTGAATCGCTTGTTTCTTTGAACCAATGGGTGGCCCAGGGGCTGTATAAGTCTCATATGAGTCTTGATATGTTGGATAAATATGTCCATATGCTCAATGAACAATTGCCGTTTCTGCGGATTGATGAAGTCGATATCAAGGCAAGCGTGATTCAGTATTCCAGACAATTTGCGCAGGGGATGCTTACCTTCGGCACTGATTTGGTAAGAAACGGTGCAAAGTTTATTTTACATTTTCTGCTTATGGTTTTTATTTTGTTTTATTTTTTACGAGATGGCGCCAAGATGGTTGAATATATCAAGCACTTGTCTCCGCTGAGAAGACGACAGGAAGATTTTATTATCGACTCTCTCAAGCGAGTAGCACGAGGAGTGCTCATGGGCTGCCTGCTGGTAGCCATTCTGCAAGGCGTTGCCGGAGGGATTGGGCTGGCGGTAGTCGGTATTCCCGCATTTTTCTGGGGTGCCATGATGGCTCTGTCTTCGTTGATTCCAGTCCTTGGCACCGGATTGATCTGGGTACCATCCGTGGTATACCTTTTCTTGGTTGGGGATTGGAAAATGGCTTTGTTTTTAGCATTGTATTGTGGGATATTCGTGGTGGGTATCGACACGATACTTCGACCGATTTTCATGCGTGAGGCTGCTCGCGTTTCTACCTTTTACATACTTCTGGCCATTCTCGGCGGCGTTTATTCCTTTGGTATGCTGGGCATCTTTTATGGCCCGCTTATCCTGAGTTTCGTCATGGTCATGCTGCAAATCTATATTGAGGAATATGCCGAAGACCTCAAGGACTCCGAGGAATGCGAATAA